One Ignavibacterium sp. DNA segment encodes these proteins:
- a CDS encoding type II toxin-antitoxin system RelE/ParE family toxin, whose product METLVNFAKSKSMKYFETRFLEEAADFISSLDKKSAAKVLYNIDLAEQTNDPKLFKKLKGEIWEFRSQYLGNQNRLLAFWDRTESTETLVFATHGFVKKSRKTPQIELERAERIRQEYFNQKRKK is encoded by the coding sequence ATGGAAACCCTCGTTAACTTTGCAAAAAGCAAATCTATGAAATATTTTGAAACAAGATTTTTAGAAGAAGCTGCTGATTTCATTTCCAGTCTGGACAAGAAATCAGCTGCTAAGGTTTTGTATAACATTGATCTTGCTGAACAAACAAACGATCCTAAACTATTTAAAAAACTCAAGGGGGAAATTTGGGAGTTTAGAAGTCAATATCTGGGAAATCAAAATAGACTGTTAGCATTTTGGGATAGAACAGAAAGCACAGAAACTCTGGTTTTTGCAACTCATGGATTTGTCAAGAAGAGCAGAAAAACACCTCAAATAGAACTTGAAAGAGCAGAAAGAATAAGACAAGAATATTTTAATCAGAAAAGGAAAAAATAA
- a CDS encoding helix-turn-helix transcriptional regulator encodes MSKKKLKSYPLSKMKDKYIGKIGTPEREKYEYALRMDILGRMIKTARLEKKITQEELGKLIGVQKSQISKLESSANSATIDTILKVFKALKADINFNVKIENNYIQLL; translated from the coding sequence ATGTCAAAGAAAAAATTGAAAAGCTACCCGCTTTCTAAGATGAAAGATAAATACATCGGTAAAATTGGCACACCAGAAAGAGAAAAATATGAATATGCACTACGAATGGATATTTTAGGTAGAATGATAAAAACAGCTCGTCTTGAAAAAAAAATAACACAAGAAGAATTAGGAAAATTAATTGGTGTGCAGAAATCCCAGATTTCCAAGCTTGAAAGCAGTGCAAACAGTGCAACAATAGACACAATATTAAAGGTATTCAAAGCGCTGAAGGCAGATATAAACTTTAATGTAAAGATTGAAAATAATTATATCCAACTCTTATGA
- a CDS encoding ATPase, T2SS/T4P/T4SS family, which produces MNINEEKRILENFCRAIPESIFGPDRVHYIIENIDKLKDNEKLLLRKFYNKLLTNMIEKEASDIEIGGHGNVGYVWMRVFGIKERVKEIPQFTNDESAVIIINLLNVNQREQLAKRRNLDFSYTFLYERRNINVRFRSDTYFDLDTLTMNMRAINQIIRPLSSLDFHPNIVRALSHGYIKFGLSLITGITGSGKSTTLDSIIDHHNKMDPCHVIIIAAPIEFVHTSNISLIKHREVGRDVLSFKEGIVQSLRQDPDIIVVGEMRDPDTIMAALEVTDTGHKVFSTLHTSSAVESIDRIIAECDPVEQERVRNRLADVLISIVSQKLVPSLDGKRVLAKEVLLVTPSVKAAIKNNNTSEIYMMINQGGAQGMITMEQDLKRLYLAKKISLETAITYANNKTRIQQILAA; this is translated from the coding sequence TTGAACATTAATGAAGAAAAAAGAATACTTGAAAACTTTTGCAGAGCAATTCCTGAATCTATATTCGGTCCGGATAGAGTACATTATATAATTGAAAACATAGATAAACTTAAGGATAATGAGAAGTTACTTCTGAGGAAGTTTTATAATAAGCTTCTTACAAACATGATTGAGAAAGAAGCTTCGGATATTGAAATTGGCGGACATGGTAATGTAGGTTATGTATGGATGAGAGTTTTTGGAATAAAAGAGCGGGTGAAAGAAATACCACAATTTACTAACGATGAATCTGCAGTTATTATAATAAATCTTCTTAATGTTAATCAGAGAGAGCAATTAGCAAAGAGACGAAATTTAGATTTTAGTTATACCTTCTTATACGAAAGAAGAAATATTAACGTAAGATTCAGGTCTGATACGTATTTTGATCTTGACACACTTACGATGAATATGAGAGCAATCAATCAGATAATCAGACCGCTCTCTTCTCTCGATTTTCATCCGAATATTGTAAGAGCATTAAGTCACGGTTATATAAAATTTGGTCTCTCATTAATTACGGGTATTACCGGTTCGGGTAAATCGACAACACTGGATTCAATAATTGATCATCACAATAAGATGGATCCCTGCCACGTAATAATTATTGCAGCACCGATAGAGTTTGTACATACATCTAATATTTCTCTTATTAAACACAGAGAAGTAGGCAGAGATGTTTTATCATTTAAAGAAGGTATTGTGCAATCTTTAAGACAGGATCCTGATATAATAGTAGTTGGTGAAATGAGAGATCCTGATACAATTATGGCTGCTCTGGAAGTTACTGATACCGGACATAAAGTTTTTTCAACACTGCACACTTCCTCAGCGGTTGAATCAATAGACAGAATTATTGCAGAATGCGATCCGGTAGAACAGGAAAGAGTTAGAAACAGATTGGCAGACGTTTTAATATCAATAGTATCACAAAAGCTTGTTCCGAGCCTTGATGGCAAGCGTGTTTTGGCTAAAGAAGTATTACTTGTAACACCAAGTGTTAAAGCTGCAATTAAAAATAATAACACCAGCGAGATTTATATGATGATAAATCAGGGCGGTGCACAAGGTATGATTACAATGGAACAAGATCTTAAACGTTTGTATCTTGCAAAGAAGATTTCATTAGAAACGGCAATTACTTATGCCAATAATAAAACAAGAATTCAGCAAATATTAGCGGCTTAA
- a CDS encoding GspE/PulE family protein: protein MIDTSLEMTDKIGYLLFKKGIIDGQTLEKAITAKTNDRSKIKRNLAQILVQDFKYDHDTIFREVAILYAFRELETKPEEISDARLESIKNMITGSGEALKDLILQHKIIPFMFDDRNKDKLILAAIDPTDRNIPKIAFGLSAKKYEVIFIRKADYEKLIEKILPPENLFLKVMEEDAQMIDIEEREDSSLDEQALDAEINKSALINLVEGALVEGVRRGASDIHFIPKAGNKTLVMFRIDGNLQTWHIQEGTLPEAVVAVVKDRAKGMDRFEREMAQDGFIQRDIDGIIIRFRVSILPMVGTELKNKFESVVIRILDDRKVIRDLDKLGLAGTARKSFEKAINEPQGMVILTGPTGSGKSTTLVAALYQVITPEVNVLTVEDPVEYVIEGARQLKIGYKMNFEQAIRSILRHDPDIVLVGEMRDKETAEIAIKLANTGHLTFSTLHTNDAPSAVSRLYKMGIEPFLIAYAINLIVAQRLVRKLCQKCKKKVVNFDESLMSAAGLNIAEWRNYTIYEAAGCEECNGTGYKGRLAIHEALYFTKEIRQLIVKSGVEVDEESLRIQARKDGTLTLREAGLEKVKMGLTSIEEVLAGTSES, encoded by the coding sequence ATGATTGATACCAGCCTTGAGATGACAGATAAGATCGGTTACCTTTTATTTAAAAAAGGAATAATCGATGGGCAGACGCTTGAAAAGGCAATTACTGCTAAAACAAATGATAGAAGTAAGATAAAGAGAAATCTTGCCCAAATACTTGTACAGGATTTTAAGTATGATCACGATACTATATTCCGCGAAGTAGCAATTCTTTACGCTTTCCGAGAACTTGAAACTAAACCCGAAGAGATTTCAGACGCCAGATTGGAATCAATAAAGAATATGATTACCGGCTCCGGTGAAGCGTTAAAAGATTTGATATTACAACACAAGATCATTCCTTTTATGTTCGATGACCGGAATAAAGATAAACTTATACTTGCAGCTATCGATCCGACTGATAGGAATATACCCAAAATAGCATTCGGACTCAGTGCAAAGAAGTATGAAGTAATATTTATTCGTAAAGCTGATTATGAAAAACTGATAGAAAAAATCCTTCCTCCGGAAAATCTGTTCCTTAAAGTAATGGAAGAAGATGCTCAGATGATTGATATTGAGGAACGGGAGGATTCATCGCTTGACGAACAGGCACTTGATGCAGAAATAAATAAAAGCGCTTTAATAAATCTTGTTGAAGGCGCACTGGTTGAAGGTGTCAGAAGAGGGGCGAGTGATATTCACTTTATTCCTAAAGCAGGCAACAAAACTCTGGTAATGTTCCGTATTGATGGTAATCTGCAGACATGGCATATACAGGAAGGCACCTTGCCCGAGGCTGTAGTTGCAGTAGTTAAAGATCGTGCTAAAGGTATGGACCGTTTTGAAAGAGAAATGGCTCAGGATGGTTTTATTCAAAGAGATATTGATGGTATAATAATTAGATTCAGAGTTTCAATACTGCCGATGGTTGGTACGGAATTAAAAAATAAATTTGAAAGTGTTGTAATAAGAATTCTTGATGACAGAAAAGTTATACGTGATCTTGATAAACTTGGTCTTGCAGGTACCGCACGAAAATCATTTGAGAAAGCAATTAATGAACCACAGGGAATGGTTATACTTACCGGACCAACCGGTAGCGGAAAAAGTACAACACTTGTAGCAGCTTTATATCAGGTGATAACTCCGGAAGTTAATGTGCTTACGGTAGAAGATCCTGTAGAGTATGTAATTGAAGGTGCCAGACAGCTAAAGATTGGTTACAAGATGAATTTTGAACAGGCGATCCGCTCCATACTCAGACACGACCCTGACATTGTACTTGTTGGTGAGATGAGAGATAAAGAAACTGCTGAGATTGCTATCAAACTTGCTAATACAGGGCACTTAACATTTTCCACTCTTCACACGAATGATGCACCAAGTGCTGTATCAAGACTTTATAAAATGGGGATAGAGCCGTTTCTTATTGCTTATGCAATTAATCTTATTGTTGCACAGCGGCTTGTAAGAAAGCTATGTCAGAAGTGTAAAAAGAAAGTAGTAAATTTTGATGAAAGCCTGATGTCTGCTGCAGGGCTTAACATTGCTGAGTGGCGTAATTATACTATTTATGAGGCAGCTGGCTGTGAAGAATGTAATGGAACCGGTTATAAAGGTCGTTTAGCAATACACGAAGCATTATACTTTACTAAAGAAATAAGACAACTAATTGTAAAGTCAGGGGTTGAAGTTGATGAAGAATCACTTAGAATCCAGGCGAGAAAAGATGGTACGTTAACTTTGAGGGAAGCTGGTCTTGAAAAAGTAAAGATGGGATTAACATCTATCGAAGAAGTGTTAGCAGGTACCAGCGAATCGTAA
- a CDS encoding type II secretion system F family protein, which produces MVEYKFTAQKINGQTISGTLTAETSIEGKKKIQRLAEKNQLKLLSTEKKSTFLYRAQKGTDKPIKGEQKAFNKKEVEDALIRLGYKPLAVNKKLLDFQAKPPVADIVTFVKISAELLEQKLAYGEILTLLINDTQNLALKNTLKEINNELKKGADSQVTFLKYQDIFGKFTAYMLGLASKSGNMTEIYLATAKFLERRQEFKKNMRSALITPLVTVFVLFLAVIFYVGYIFPETAKLFVRFGVELPPMTAFTLKISDFLIENPYLVAAFCIIPPIALWQFTRTEKGKFLIDQYILKLPIIGTLIHKTLIEVFCRVFYTLYSGSAESIEPIRIAAEASGNAYFEDRIKNVAIPLMIKKGVGVTDAFEASGVFTETALSRFHSGEETGTIKNTALQLANYYETETVYKLKNLIEIIQVFIAMFIMVVMILLTLVSAETATVRPKTPGTASVSVNFEQDKV; this is translated from the coding sequence ATGGTAGAGTATAAATTTACAGCGCAAAAGATAAACGGACAGACTATATCCGGAACCCTTACTGCAGAGACTTCGATAGAAGGTAAGAAAAAGATTCAGCGTCTTGCAGAAAAAAATCAATTAAAGCTTTTATCCACTGAGAAGAAGTCAACCTTTCTTTATAGAGCACAAAAAGGTACCGATAAACCGATTAAAGGTGAACAGAAAGCATTTAACAAAAAAGAAGTTGAAGATGCACTCATTCGTTTAGGATATAAACCTTTAGCTGTTAACAAAAAATTGCTGGATTTTCAGGCAAAACCACCAGTTGCTGATATAGTTACATTTGTTAAGATAAGTGCCGAACTTTTGGAACAGAAATTAGCATACGGAGAAATCCTTACTTTACTTATTAACGATACTCAGAATCTTGCACTTAAGAATACATTGAAAGAAATTAATAATGAATTGAAAAAAGGAGCCGATAGCCAGGTAACATTTTTAAAGTATCAGGATATATTTGGTAAGTTCACTGCTTATATGCTTGGTCTTGCATCCAAAAGCGGTAATATGACAGAGATTTATCTTGCAACTGCAAAATTCTTAGAACGAAGACAAGAGTTTAAAAAGAATATGCGGAGTGCGCTGATTACTCCGCTAGTTACTGTGTTTGTACTTTTTTTGGCAGTGATATTTTATGTGGGATATATTTTTCCTGAAACAGCAAAATTATTTGTACGGTTTGGTGTAGAGCTTCCGCCGATGACTGCTTTTACATTGAAGATAAGTGACTTCCTGATTGAGAATCCATACTTAGTCGCTGCGTTTTGTATAATTCCGCCTATTGCACTTTGGCAGTTTACTAGAACTGAAAAAGGTAAGTTTCTTATCGATCAGTACATTCTTAAGCTCCCAATAATTGGAACACTGATACATAAGACACTTATAGAAGTTTTTTGCAGAGTGTTTTATACTCTTTACAGCGGCTCAGCAGAAAGTATTGAACCAATTCGGATTGCAGCAGAAGCTAGTGGAAACGCTTATTTTGAAGATAGAATTAAAAATGTTGCAATTCCTTTAATGATAAAAAAAGGAGTTGGTGTAACAGATGCCTTCGAAGCATCGGGTGTATTTACAGAAACTGCTTTATCAAGATTTCACTCGGGTGAAGAAACCGGAACTATCAAAAACACTGCTTTACAGTTAGCTAATTATTATGAAACCGAAACTGTTTATAAGTTAAAAAATCTTATTGAGATCATACAAGTGTTTATTGCAATGTTTATAATGGTGGTGATGATATTGTTAACATTAGTCTCAGCAGAAACTGCAACTGTAAGACCAAAGACACCGGGTACTGCATCTGTTAGTGTTAATTTTGAGCAGGATAAGGTTTGA
- a CDS encoding type II and III secretion system protein, whose product MKTILYSLLIVLMFIGNLFPQKYWERRLKDYNNPDELVTMSQSLPFSEAIALLSKVSESTTGKRIVSTVVSDKPIGLEIENLPYDKALFMIVQYNGYIIEEKEDVIVIKRVQQEEVKPEDIYASVDSREIKISAVFFEVDVAETKERGIDWKFLLSQNGLDLGTELNTQTQSQNQSAASPSQFNVSGSGDFNLGDFYGQATAMFRFFENEGLGEIIASPNITVRDKRQGRIQVGSDFSVRTRDFAGNTVEKFFPTGTIIEVTPHVYKEDGIDYILLNIQVERSSFQLNEQTTEIKKTNASTQVLMLNGEETILGGLFVNEETITRNGIPFLKDLPWWVFGIRYLTGSDQTVVRKKELVILLKTELLPTLKERLENPTQNPLNSEVIKQNNRIKYYQMESTSSSFNEKK is encoded by the coding sequence ATGAAAACAATTTTATACTCACTGTTAATAGTTTTAATGTTCATCGGTAACTTATTCCCGCAAAAATATTGGGAAAGAAGACTAAAGGATTATAACAATCCAGATGAACTTGTTACTATGTCTCAATCATTACCTTTTAGTGAAGCAATCGCACTGCTTAGTAAGGTAAGTGAAAGCACGACTGGAAAACGAATAGTGTCAACTGTCGTTTCAGATAAACCAATTGGTCTTGAAATCGAAAATCTACCTTATGATAAAGCCCTGTTTATGATTGTTCAGTATAATGGCTATATTATCGAAGAGAAGGAAGATGTAATTGTGATTAAGAGAGTACAACAGGAAGAAGTAAAACCCGAAGATATTTATGCTTCTGTTGATTCACGCGAAATTAAAATTTCTGCAGTATTCTTTGAAGTAGATGTTGCTGAAACAAAAGAAAGAGGAATAGACTGGAAGTTTTTATTATCACAAAACGGGTTAGATCTGGGAACTGAATTAAATACACAAACTCAATCACAAAATCAGAGTGCTGCAAGTCCTTCACAATTTAATGTAAGTGGTTCTGGCGATTTTAATCTGGGCGATTTTTATGGTCAAGCTACAGCAATGTTCAGATTTTTTGAGAATGAAGGATTAGGTGAGATAATTGCGTCACCAAATATAACTGTTAGAGATAAAAGGCAGGGCAGAATACAGGTAGGATCAGATTTTTCTGTCAGAACAAGGGATTTTGCTGGTAATACAGTTGAGAAATTCTTCCCGACTGGAACTATTATAGAGGTTACTCCTCATGTTTATAAAGAAGATGGTATTGATTACATTCTTCTTAATATTCAGGTTGAAAGAAGTTCATTCCAATTAAATGAACAAACAACTGAAATAAAAAAGACAAATGCTTCTACACAAGTACTGATGCTAAATGGTGAGGAAACAATTTTAGGTGGATTGTTTGTAAATGAAGAGACAATAACCCGCAACGGAATTCCATTCCTTAAAGATTTACCTTGGTGGGTATTTGGTATAAGATATCTTACTGGCTCAGATCAAACAGTTGTAAGAAAAAAAGAACTGGTTATTTTATTGAAGACTGAACTGCTCCCGACATTAAAAGAGAGACTGGAAAATCCTACTCAGAATCCGCTTAATTCTGAAGTGATAAAACAAAACAATAGAATTAAGTATTATCAAATGGAATCCACAAGTTCATCCTTTAATGAGAAAAAATAG